Sequence from the Roseofilum capinflatum BLCC-M114 genome:
AGGGGGCAGGGGGATGAGGGGCAGCCATTACACAACTCATTTAGGTTTGCTATATGCCGAGAAAAATTAGAGAGTATAAGGCTGAGTTAATTGCATTAGGATTTGTGCAACGCCGTGGTAAGGGTAGCCATCAAAACTGGAAACATCCACAACTACAGCTATTAATTACGATTGCTTTTAGAGATGGTCAAGATACACCCTTGTATTTAGAAAAATTGTTAAAGAAAGCGATTCAACAGTTAGAAGCCATAGAAAGGGAGGAAACAGAAGAATGAATTACCGGTATACTTTACTCATCCAATGGTCAGAAGAGGACAAACTTTATCTAGTGACTCTACCAGAGTTTGCTGAATTAGCCATGCAACCTTGTTCTTATGGACATAGCTATGAAGAAGCGATCGCCAATGCACAAGAAGCGATCGCGGGTTATCTTGAGTATTGCCAAGAAGAGGGTTTAACTCCTCCAAGTCCAGGTTCAGTTGCTGCTTAAATTCCAGGCGATCGCCAATAGCAAAGATGCGATCGCTACCTTACAGATTAACCGGACTTGATATTACTCATGACCAGTGCGAAGGGCACTATACTGATCAAAGGAAACGGTACACTTATTTGAACAACGATGGAATTTCAACCTACAGATACGCCACGGTTAGATTGGACGGGGGATGCTCTTGCCCTGGGATTTTTTGAGGATGCGGTGGAACTGAGTGCAGATCTGGCGCAACTGGACGAGAAGCTCGACGGCGCTCTGGCTGAGTTCATTGAAGATACAGAATTTAAGGGTAAAAATGGTAGCACCATTTTTACTCGGTTAGGGAAAAAATACCCGATCCGTAAACTAATTTTGGTGGGGTTAGGGAAAGCGGACAAGCTGAATGCCGATACCCTGCGTCAGGGGGGAGCATCGGCGGCTAAGTTGGCCCAAAAGGAACGCTGCCAAACGTTGGGTGTGAGTTTACCTCTGTTGAATGACGATCGCCCCTTAACCGCTCAGGCGATCGCCGAGGGCATTGAGTTAGGGTTACATCAGGATAACCGCTTTAAGTCGGAACCGGAGGAGAAACCCCCAGAGTTGCAAACGGTGGCGCTGTTAGGCTTAGGTGGTACGGAAGCGGCTCTAGAGAAAGCCAAGATCATCTGTTCTGGGGTGATTTTAGCACGGGAATTGGTGGCCGCGCCCGCCAATGAGGTCACCCCGATTACCTTAGCAGAGACGGCAAAGGCGATCGCCTCAGACTATGGCTTAGAAGTGGAAGTTTTAGGGCAAAAAGAATGCGAAGAGCTGGGAATGGGCGCATTTTTGGGCGTGGCTAAAGCCTCCGATCTGCCCCCCCAATTTATCCATCTCACCTACAAACCCCAAGGCACACCGCGCCGCAAGTTGGCTATTGTCGGTAAGGGGTTAACCTTTGACTCTGGTGGCTTGAATATCAAAGCTGGAGCCGGGAGTAGCATCGAGATGATGAAAACCGACATGGGAGGAGCCGGAGCCACATTAGGCGCTGCCAAGGCGATCGCCCAACTCAAACCCGATGTCGAAGTTCATTTTATCTCCGCCGCCACCGAAAACATGATTAGCGGCCATGCCATGCATCCGGGGGATATCCTCAAAGCCTCCAATGGTAAAACCATTGAGGTCAACAATACGGATGCCGAAGGTCGTCTCACCTTAGCGGATGCTCTGGTATTTGCTGAAAAACTGGAAGTTGAGGCGATCGTTGATTTAGCCACCTTAACCGGCGCTTGTGTCGTCGCTTTGGGCAATAAAATTGCCGGGTTATGGACAGCCGATGACACCCTAGCCGCCGACTTTATGAGTGCCTCCGAACTGGCTGGAGAACAGTTTTGGCGGATGCCCTTAGAAGAGAGCTATTTTGACAGCATGAAATCTGTCGTTGCTGACATGAAAAACACCGGTGCAAGGGCAGGCGGTTCCATTTCTGCGGCTCTCTTTTTGAAGCAATTTATCAAGGAAACCCCTTGGATGCATTTAGATATTGCTGCTCCAGTTTGGACAGATAAAGACGACCGTTACCATAGCGCTGGAGCCACCGGTTTCCCCGTTCGCTCTTTGGTCAATTGGGTATTGAGTTAACGTCAGGTTTAGGGGTTGGTTTTTCCAATCCCTTCTATACAGGTCAAACAGAGCGGAAAGTACCATGAAATCCGATGGGGATAACGCTGGGTAATCCTAACCGACAAAGGGGAGAATCACTGAGGTGGTGAGCATCATAAATCCAGACTTCGCTGCTATGGCTAGAGGAATGGTAAACCACCGTCAAGATCCAACCGTTATCCCTGGTTTCTGGATCGGGGACATAGAGGGGTTCTGTGGGGTATGATCCAATACCCGGATCGCCAATCTCTAGGGTTTGGGTTTGGTTGTCCCAACGGGCTATGACATTGAGTAAATCTTCACCTAATGGGGTTCCTGGACGATGCATGGAAAGATAGGTATAGCGGGTGGGTTGTCCAACTTCGAGGGGGGAGACCATGGGAAATTCGCTATGCTGCTCGATCAGGGGATAATGGTCGAGCAGTTGGCCGGTTTTGGGGTTAAGATGCGATCGCCACAATTGACTTAAAGCTTCGGTATGAGTTTTGCCACTGGGCACTTCCCGCAGAAATTCATTGGTTTGGAAGTCCTGATAGCGAGCAAAATCAATCACTAGGTTCCCCTGTTCATCCATAAACCCGTTGCTAAAGTGCCACTGGAACCAGGGAGGGGCTTCCTGTTCCTGGACTAGGGAGAGGGTTTGGCGATCGAAAATGAGAATGTGCGTAGCTTTATCGGGTTTCCATTGTAGAGCATCGGCAAAACTGCTTGTTCCTAGTAAAATCGGGAATAAATTCAACTCAATGGGGGGAATGAAAAAGACCAAATAGGGGCCTGCGAGAACAAAATCATGGACAATGGACATACTCTTGAGGGGATGTTGGCCCATTTGGATGATTTTACCGGTGCGATCGCTCTTATATAAACACAACTTTGGCTTGGCTCCCGGCATTGTACCAAAGTTAAAAATCTCCCCAGTTTGAGCATCCACTTTCGGGTGTGCAGAATAGGCCATCCCTGGCTGTAACTGGGATAGGTCATCTTTTCCCTCAGTCTCTAATGTCTCTAAGTCTAACCGATAGGGGCGATCGCCTTCCCACAGAGCCAACAGCTTATCCGGTAAAGCCAAAACCGAGGTATTCGCCGAATGTTTCGGGGACTTTCCCCACCGCTTCCACAACGGCCCAGGGGCAGTCATGCCATAATTAGGATACAAAAATCGATCCGCCTCACCCTCTGCACAATAGCCTTCCGTTTGCACATAGCGATAAACCCCCGTTGCTCCTGAGTCCCTAAAGTGAACCGCCAGAATGGCCCCATCCCCATCAAACCAATGACCCACCTGCACCCCACCCCGTTCTAAGCGTGCGGGGCCATTGCGATACAGCGTGCCCCGTAGCCCTGCGGGGATCGCCCCTTCCAGGATCTCAAGCTCAGTTGAAGGAAATTCAGTGGCCGGTTGATCAACTGCTTGACTCCAAGCCGGATAGGATTGAGTTGGGGAGGACATAGAGTATTGAATAGCGATCGAGACAATGATTGTAACTTAATGAGACCCACTTAGACCATTGTACCCAATCCATACCCATATTTAATGTTCAATTTTTAATTGATATAATGCCTGGGTATCCTGACTATTGAATTCTCCTCTGTCCTATGGAAGAAGATTTAGCAAAACTAGAGGTCTTAGAGCGATCGTTTGTTAACTTTGTTTATCCCTTCCGGTTTGAATCAGAGGAGTACCCGCAAATTATTAAACATTTTCAGGATTCGTGGGAACCCAGAGAGCTTAGGGGAATTTCTGATTATCTCCTCTCTCCTGTAGCCAATTATTTAGGAATAAAACATACTCATACCCATCTTGATAACCGAACCGCTATTTTCTTTGAGCCGACTTGTGAATTAAAGAAAGAACTCAACCTTGATGAAGAGGAGGTTTGGGCAATCAAAGTAAAAGGGAAGGTTATTCAATTCCAATTTGACTCCCGGACTAAAACCGGCAGAAATGGACTGAATGTTCCTGCTGTCGAATTAGCGTTATTCAAGATTGGAGTTGGCTTTCTGATCCTCCGAACTCATTGTCATTCCAATCGATTGGATGAATGGATGGATTTTATTTACCACTTTAGGTTTATAGGCAGGAAGAAGATTCAGTGTTGTTGTCAAAAATCAAATAAACCACAACACCTTAAATCGATAATCAAAGAAAAACTTTTATCAATACCCGATAAATTAAATTGGTGTAAGGAGATTTTTATTTATAATAAAATGCTGGCTTATTTTAGCATTTTCAGTCAAGGTGGAGACTCAGAGGTTCAGGCTAAAGTTATTTATAGACTCAATAAATTTTTCCATAGCGGACAGGACATTTATCCCCATCCCTCTGAGTTAGAGGTTGGTCAGGAAAAATATAATATCTTGCCCTACATTGAAAATCACTACTGGTTGTTTTCCTTAGAAGGAGGAGGCTTTTATGGCTGGAATCCGCCTGACACAGACTGGGCGAAAAATAATTTAGTCGATCACTTGAAGAAGCAATATTTCTTAATTTTTATCTTGGCATTGCATCAACGATTTGCATTGATTCATTTATCGGAACAAGTGGCTGAAAATTGGCGAATGTCAGGTCAACAAAAAGATGTTGAAAATAATATACAGGTTTTCCAAAAAATTCGCGATCAGATGTTGCTGTTTACAGCACGGGGATATTTTCTGCAAGTGATGCAACAAGATAATCAACATCGCTGTTACTGTAAATGGAGGGATATATTTCAACTGGATGCGTTGTATACAGAGGTCAATGGTGAAGTTCAGGAAATGCATGAATATTGCCTGATGCAGCGCGATCGCCAACTCCAAGATACAGTATATTATATGAGTGCGGGACTCGGTTCTGGGGCGATCGTTGCTTCAACTGCTGGCATACTCTTTCATTCAGGAGGTCAGTCTGGTTTCATTGGTGCAGTTTCCTTGAGTGCATTTGTTGCTTTAATTACGGGTTATTCAGTAAAAACCATAAGGGAAACCAAGGTTTTGCCAGCGCTTAAACAAGCATTGATAGAATCTAAACTAAGTCAAGATTATTACGGTTGCGATATGTCGGGTGCTGTCTGGAGAAACTCAAACAATGACTCATCTTATTTTACAAGTTCTGGGAAACAGTGATATTCAAATTGGGAATAAAACCGGTGTTGAAGCGATCGGCGATCAGCGAACTCCTGAGCAAATTCAAGCAAAAATTCAGAGATTACAAAGATTACAAAATCAATCCTTTAATATGCCTCTATTGGCATTAACTCGAACTAAATTTAATAATGATGATAACAATGATGTTAGATTTGCTTTTATCCTTACCCAGCAACCCACAACATCTTCTCCTGAGATTCTCAAATCTGATGGAATTTGGTGGAAAAACATTCTAGAGAATTTCTTTAACCGTGAAAACGTCAATGGTCATTTACTAGAGTTTCAAGTAGATAACGCGGCTGATTGGGAGAAAATGGCAGATAAGATTCGTCCCTTCTTGAATTGTTACTTTACTTTTGATTTTGGAAAACAATCCCTTCATTTTAATCCTACGCAAAATGGAAATGATGTCATAACAGTGGATCGATTAACGATTCAACATAGTAGCGGGACACCAGCGCTGGTTGGAGCGTTGTATCTTTGGGGAATTGAGAAGAAAGTCGCGGGTATAGATAACATTGATTTCCTTTATATCTCTAGTGAAGATAAAATTTGTCCAGAGGTTCATCAAGGACATTATTGGCAATGGCGATTAAAGGATTCTCAAATTCGAGAGTTACTGGAGATTCAGGATTTTAGTGGAGCGCGGCAATTACTGGACAAAAATCATACTAACTATAAAGAGTTGGCAGAAGGTTTAGAAGATTTAGATAAAGCCTTATCTTTTAATTTAATGGGTCAATTTGTCG
This genomic interval carries:
- a CDS encoding type II toxin-antitoxin system HicA family toxin produces the protein MPRKIREYKAELIALGFVQRRGKGSHQNWKHPQLQLLITIAFRDGQDTPLYLEKLLKKAIQQLEAIEREETEE
- a CDS encoding type II toxin-antitoxin system HicB family antitoxin — encoded protein: MNYRYTLLIQWSEEDKLYLVTLPEFAELAMQPCSYGHSYEEAIANAQEAIAGYLEYCQEEGLTPPSPGSVAA
- a CDS encoding leucyl aminopeptidase, whose product is MEFQPTDTPRLDWTGDALALGFFEDAVELSADLAQLDEKLDGALAEFIEDTEFKGKNGSTIFTRLGKKYPIRKLILVGLGKADKLNADTLRQGGASAAKLAQKERCQTLGVSLPLLNDDRPLTAQAIAEGIELGLHQDNRFKSEPEEKPPELQTVALLGLGGTEAALEKAKIICSGVILARELVAAPANEVTPITLAETAKAIASDYGLEVEVLGQKECEELGMGAFLGVAKASDLPPQFIHLTYKPQGTPRRKLAIVGKGLTFDSGGLNIKAGAGSSIEMMKTDMGGAGATLGAAKAIAQLKPDVEVHFISAATENMISGHAMHPGDILKASNGKTIEVNNTDAEGRLTLADALVFAEKLEVEAIVDLATLTGACVVALGNKIAGLWTADDTLAADFMSASELAGEQFWRMPLEESYFDSMKSVVADMKNTGARAGGSISAALFLKQFIKETPWMHLDIAAPVWTDKDDRYHSAGATGFPVRSLVNWVLS
- a CDS encoding carotenoid oxygenase family protein, producing MSSPTQSYPAWSQAVDQPATEFPSTELEILEGAIPAGLRGTLYRNGPARLERGGVQVGHWFDGDGAILAVHFRDSGATGVYRYVQTEGYCAEGEADRFLYPNYGMTAPGPLWKRWGKSPKHSANTSVLALPDKLLALWEGDRPYRLDLETLETEGKDDLSQLQPGMAYSAHPKVDAQTGEIFNFGTMPGAKPKLCLYKSDRTGKIIQMGQHPLKSMSIVHDFVLAGPYLVFFIPPIELNLFPILLGTSSFADALQWKPDKATHILIFDRQTLSLVQEQEAPPWFQWHFSNGFMDEQGNLVIDFARYQDFQTNEFLREVPSGKTHTEALSQLWRSHLNPKTGQLLDHYPLIEQHSEFPMVSPLEVGQPTRYTYLSMHRPGTPLGEDLLNVIARWDNQTQTLEIGDPGIGSYPTEPLYVPDPETRDNGWILTVVYHSSSHSSEVWIYDAHHLSDSPLCRLGLPSVIPIGFHGTFRSV